In Nicotiana tabacum cultivar K326 chromosome 17, ASM71507v2, whole genome shotgun sequence, one DNA window encodes the following:
- the LOC107767516 gene encoding putative inactive leucine-rich repeat receptor-like protein kinase At3g03770 has translation MGWLKVFVTVLFMWGFLFQNTHQLRSYENEILLQLRKHLEYPVQLDVLENYNDEFCNLGSTLNMSIICQDNSVTELKIKGNKLVKVNEFHGVAVPNNTLSEHFSIESFVTTLTRLSSLKVLTLVSLGIWGPLPAKIHRLSSLEVLDMSSNFLYGSIPFEMSTLVKLHTLTLDGNFFDDTLPDWLDLLPNITILSMKNNRLKGQIPTSITKITSLADIVLSHNALSGELPDLSALSNLHLLDLRENHLDSQLPPLPHGLTTILLSNNAFSGEIPEEFCKLNQLQHLDLSNNALTGMPPADLFSLPSISYMNLAFNVLSGSLPENLNCGGELGFVDISDNRLVGVVPSCLNASSDKRIVKVSGNCLSVDTQYQHSESYCKEANLAKKHNTGKEIAILVSVVGGTVIFVVFLAAVFLIFCRRQHARRNVDQHVFPKVVHANAQPNISAELLANARIISQAAALGSQGAPSYRVFSMEELEEVTENFNKSALLGEGSIGKIYKGKLENGTHVAVRELNVYRRCTSWNLKLRMDLLSKFRHPHLVGLLGHCIDGGAQDDSTVHRLFLVYEFIPCGNLRARLSETTPGKVLKWSDRLAILIGVAKSVHFLHTGVIPPSYGNSLKTNNILLDEHQIAKLSDYGMSILMEESEKVEAKGDGYNSWHMTKKEDDVYNFGFILLESLVGPIVSGKGETFLLNEMASFGSQDGRHRIVDPAVLITSSQESLSIVISITNKCIAPESLSRPSFEDVLWNLQYAAQVQATADADQKSDATT, from the exons ATGGGGTGGTTAAAGGTATTTGTCACAGTTTTATTCATGTGGGGTTTCTTGTTCCAAAACACTCATCAGTTAAGGTCCTATGAAAATGAAATTCTCCTTCAGTTAAGAAAGCACTTAGAATATCCAGTGCAGCTAGATGTTTTGGAGAATTACAATGATGAATTTTGCAATTTGGGTTCAACGCTGAATATGAGCATTATTTGCCAGGATAACTCTGTTACTGAGCTCAAAATCAAGGGTAATAAGCTAGTTAAAGTCAACGAATTTCATGGAGTTGCAGTTCCAAACAATACCTTATCTGAACATTTCTCCATTGAATCTTTTGTTACCACTTTGACAAGGTTGAGTAGTTTAAAGGTTTTAACTTTGGTTTCATTAGGCATTTGGGGACCCTTACCTGCTAAAATTCATCGGTTATCGTCCCTTGAAGTTTTGGATATGAGTTCAAATTTTCTTTATGGTTCAATTCCATTTGAGATGTCTACATTGGTGAAGCTTCATACTTTGACATTAGATGGAAATTTTTTCGATGATACGCTCCCTGATTGGTTGGATTTGTTGCCAAATATCACTattttaagcatgaaaaataacAGGCTGAAGGGTCAAATACCTACTTCAATTACTAAAATTACAAGCCTTGCTGATATTGTTCTGTCTCACAATGCACTTTCTGGTGAATTACCTGATTTAAGTGCTTTGTCTAATTTGCATTTGTTGGATTTAAGAGAAAATCATTTGGATTCTCAACTGCCACCCTTGCCACATGGATTGACAACTATTCTGCTTAGCAATAATGCTTTCTCAGGTGAGATTCCGGAAGAATTTTGCAAATTGAATCAACTTCAACACTTGGATTTGTCGAATAATGCTCTTACTGGAATGCCTCCAGCTGATTTGTTCTCTTTGCCAAGTATTAGTTACATGAATTTAGCATTTAATGTTCTGAGCGGTTCGCTTCCTGAAAATCTCAATTGTGGGGGTGAACTtggttttgttgatatttctgaTAATAGACTGGTTGGTGTGGTTCCTTCTTGCTTGAACGCCAGTTCAGATAAGCGAATTGTTAAGGTTAGTGGAAATTGCTtgtctgttgatacccaatatcAGCATTCAGAGTCGTATTGCAAAGAAGCAAATTTGGCAAAGAAACACAACACAGGAAAAGAGATAGCGATATTGGTAAGTGTTGTTGGGGGAACTGTGATTTTTGTGGTGTTTTTGGCAGCTGTGTTTCTCATCTTCTGTAGAAGACAGCATGCACGTCGCAATGTGGATCAGCACGTGTTTCCCAAAGTTGTGCATGCTAATGCGCAACCTAATATATCTGCTGAGCTCCTGGCAAATGCTA GAATCATTTCTCAAGCGGCAGCACTAGGATCACAGGGTGCCCCATCTTATCGGGTGTTCTCCATGGAAGAGTTGGAAGAAGTGACAGAAAACTTTAATAAATCAGCATTACTCGGTGAAGGCTCCATCGGAAAA ATTTACAAGGGAAAATTAGAGAATGGAACTCATGTTGCTGTAAGGGAATTGAATGTTTATAGAAGATGCACTAGTTGGAACCTCAAACTTCGAATGGATTTGCTATCAAAGTTTCGCCACCCACATTTAGTTGGCCTTCTGGGTCACTGCATTGATGGTGGAGCGCAAGATGACTCAACTGTCCACAGACTTTTTCTGGTTTATGAATTTATTCCTTGTGGAAATTTGCGTGCTCGTCTTTCAG AAACTACTCCAGGAAAGGTCCTCAAGTGGTCAGACAGGTTGGCAATTCTGATTGGTGTTGCCAAGTCTGTTCACTTTCTCCACACGGGCGTAATTCCTCCTTCATATGGAAATAGCTTGAAGACAAACAATATACTGCTTGACGAGCATCAGATTGCAAAACTTAGTGATTATGGAATGTCAATCCTTATGGAAGAAAGTGAAAAAGTTGAG GCAAAAGGAGATGGCTACAACTCCTG GCACATGACAAAGAAAGAAGATGATGTGTATAACTTTGGTTTCATATTACTGGAGTCGCTGGTGGGTCCTATAGTTAGTGGAAAAGGAGAAACATTTTTGCTTAATGAAATG GCATCCTTTGGTAGCCAAGATGGTCGGCACAGAATTGTAGATCCAGCTGTGCTAATCACTAGCTCGCAAGAGTCTTTGTCAATTGTAATATCCATCACCAACAAATGCATAGCTCCTGAGTCACTGAGCCGCCCCTCGTTTGAGGATGTCCTCTGGAACCTGCAGTATGCAGCTCAAGTCCAGGCTACAGCCGATGCAGATCAAAAATCTGATGCAACTACATAG